The nucleotide sequence TTCGCCTGATAACGAATTTTACCCTCAACATTCAATCCATCTTCAAAACTGTCAATATGTACAAGATTAATTTTATCAATTATGGCATTCCTAAAAAATAAATCTTCCTCATCTCCAATAACAATTTCATTAGTCTTAGCATTTATATCTATAACATACGCTGGTTTTCCAAGTGATAAATTAAGACCCTTTCTCTGCCCTATTGTATAATAAACAATTCCTTTATGCTCCCCTAGTATCTCACCATCTTTATTAACAAACTTTCCTTTAACAACCTTTTCTATGTTTGATATAAAATTTCCATGGTTTCCATCAGGAACAAAACAAATTTCCTCACTATCTTTTTTGTTATGTATATCCATACCAATTTCCTTAGCAATTTGTCGAACTTGCTCTTTTGTATATTTCCCACACGGCATCAAAATATTCTTTAATTGATCTTGTTTAAGAACATACAGCATGTATGTTTGATCTTTTTTGTGATCAATCCCTCTTTTTAATATGAATTTTCCATCAACTTCTTCAATGTTTGCATAATGTCCCGTTGCTATATAGTCAGCACCTAAATTTTTAGCTCCTTTTAGAAATTCTCCAAATTTTATATGTCTATTACATTCAACGCAAGGGTTTGGAGTATTACCACCCAAATAATCATTTACAAAATAATCAACTACCTTATCTTTAAATACATCTTTGTAATTCAAAACATAAAAAGGTATATTTAGGAGCTCTGCAACTTTACGAGCATCAAGAACTGATGAAAGAGAACAACATCCACCTTCTTGAAGTAAATAAACTTCATCATTCTGTGATAAATTCAACATAATGCCTATAACTTCATATCCTTCTTTTTTCAATAGATACGCAGCAACTGCACTATCAACTCCACCACTCAAACCAATAACAACTCTCTTTTTATCCAAAACATATCACCCAAACCACAATCTTTTATCCTCTATATCTCTTAACTATAATCTTTAATTCCTCAAGTACATAATCTATATCCGATATTTTTGAATTTTTCCCCAAAGTAAACCTAACAGAACCTTGAGCCTCCAACGGAGAAAGACCTATAGCTTGAAGTACATGTGACGAATTCACAGATCCAGAATTACAAGAACTACCACTGGAGGCACATATTCCTTTTAAATCTAAAGCTAAAAGTATTCCCTCGTCTTTAATTCCGTCAAAACAAACATTTATATTATTGTTTGTTCTGTATTCAAGCGATCCATTTATACGACTATTTGGTATTTCCTTCAAAATCCTATCAATCATATAATCTCTAAGTTCTCTAAGTTTTTCATTCTCTTCTTCTCTTTCTCTGCAAGCAAGCTCAATTGCCTTACTAATACCAACAATACCATAAACATTTTCAGTACCAGATCTACGACCTTTCTCCTGACTTCCACCATGTATATAATTTTCAATATTTGTTCCCTCTTTTATGTACAAAACCCCAATTCCTTTAGGAGCATATATTTTATGACCCGATATAGATAATAAATTTACAAATTTATATTTATCGAGCGATATATCAATTTTCCCTATAGCTTGTATCGCATCAGTGTGAAAAATAACATTTCTATCATGACAAACTTTTGATATAGCATCAACATCTTGAATAGTTCCTATTTCATTGTTAACAAAAGCAACAGAAACAAGTATTGTTTTATCAGTAATTGCATTAATTACGTCGTTTACATTAACAATACCATCAGAATTAACATCTAAATATGTAACCTTAAATCCATTTTGCTCTAAATATTTGCAAGTATACAAAACAGAATGATGTTCTATCTTTGCTATTATAATATGATTGCCTTTTTTTCTATTAGCAAAAGCAACTCCCTTAATCGCCCAATTATTCGACTCTGTTCCACCACTTGTAAAAAATATTTCTTTCCTTTGACATTTTAAAGCATTAGCAATATTTTCTCTAGAATGTTCTATTGCATTCTTGGCAATTCTTGAAAATTCATGTATGCCCGAAGGGTTTCCAAAATTATCAAAAAGATATGGCTTCATTTCTTTCATAACTTCATCTCTTAAAAAAGTCGTAGCAGCATAATCCATATAAATTCGTTCATTCATTGATATCAACCCCTATATTAATAAAATTTAATTTATTATGTTCATCTATTATATCTTGAAGTGTAACCGATGAAAAAATATTGTTAATAGCATCTCTTATTTTAACCCACAAAACACGTGTAGCACATCTATCCAAATTATCACAAGTCGAATTGTTTTCGGCACAATCCGATATATTAATAGGTCCTTCGACTACATCTATAATATCCTTAATTGTAATTTCTTTAGGTTTTCTTGTTAATGAATATCCTCCCTTAGCACCTCTAACACTTTTAATAAGGTTCGCTTTCTTAAGAGTAGAAAACAATTGTTCTAAATAAAGTTCGGATATCTTTTGTTTCTGTGCGATACTACGTACAGACATCATTTCAGTATCATAAGACAGAGCAAGCTCAAGCATTGCCTTTATTCCATATCTACCTCTAGTAGACATTTTCATGTTAATTCTCCTTAAACTCTATAATAATTCAAAATTATAACAATTTCATTTTTTATAGTCAACATGACCCACCCATATAAAAATAAAAAATCTAATCTTAATAAACAATCAGATTAGATTTTTAAAATTACTCAATTCCATATTGTCCAATTTTTCTAAATTTTTGATATCTTTCCTCTTTAATTTCATTTCCTGATTTATTTTTAAATCTATTAATAAAGTCAACTATATCTTTCTTCAAAGATTCAGCAACCTTTTCTTTAGTCACATGTGCCCCTTCGCCGTATTCATCAATTATCTTATCTACAATTCCCAATTTCTTTAAATCGTAAGATGTGAGTTTCAAAACATCAGCGGCCTCTTTAAACTTACTAGAATCTTTCCACAAAATACTTGCACACGCTTCTGGAGATATTACTGAATAAATTGAGTTTTCAAGCATCCAAATTTCATTAGCTATAGAAATACCCAAAGCTCCACCACTTCCACCTTCAGATATTACAATCGATAATATAGGACAAGTAAATCCCATCATTTCAAACAAATTTTTTGCAATAGCTTCACCCTGTCCTCTTTCTTCGGCTTGTTTACCACAAAATGCACCAGGAGTATCAACAAAAGTTATTATTGGTCTATTAAATTTATTCGCCTGTTTCATAAGCCTTAAAGCTTTACGATATCCTTCAGGATTAGTCATACCAAAATTTCTCATAATATTATCTTTGGTATTTTCCCCCTTCATTTGTGAAATTATCGTTACAGGCATATCATCTATAAATCCAATTCCTCCAATCAAAGCTTTATCATCTGAATAATATCGATCACCATGAAATTCTTCAAACGAATCAAATATATTTTCTAAATAAAATTTAGCCGTAGGACGCATAGGCATTCTTGCAAGTAAAACCCTATCCCAAATACTCAAATTACTCATTCACATCTCTCCTATGTGCCTTTAATATATAAGTTATGATATTTTTCAAATCTTTTCTATGTACTATTTTATCTAGAAAACCTTTCTCTAAAAGGAATTCAGCTTTTTGAAAATTATCTGGCAATCTTTCATTAATGGTCTTCTCTATAACTCTTTTCCCCGCAAACGCAATATAAGCATTGGGTTCACTTATTATTATGTCCCCAAGCATAGCAAAACTCGCCGTCACTCCACCTGTTGTAGGATCTGTTATAACTGTTAAATAGATAAGACCACTATCAGATAATTTTTTAAGAGCCGCACTAATCTTAGCCATTTGCATTAAAGACAATGTTCCTTCTTGCATTCTCGCTCCACCAGATGCCGTGAAAATTATAACAGGAAGTTTATGTTCTATAGCATACTCTATGGCTCTAGTTATTTTCTCACCAACAACACTCCCCATGCTACCAATCATAAAAAAACTATTCATAACGCATACAACAGTTTTATACCCTCCGATTGAACATTTTCCAGAAACAACAGCATCCTTTTCATTTGAAACATTCTTAGCATCTTGAAGTTTTTTATCATAGTAAGGAAAATCCAATGGATTAACACTAACCATGTCGTTGTCAAATTCTTCAAAAGTATTCTGATCTGCCAAATATCTAATTCTATCTCTAGGACTTAACCTAAAATGATGCTCGCAAAATGGACAAACCATTAAATTATCTTGAATATCCTCTTTATATAAAATTCTTGAGCAATTATTACATTTAATCCAACGATCATTTGGAATATAAACCTTTCTCTCTTCCTCAAAAGGCATCGTACTTACAGTAACATATTTATTTTTCTTAAAAAAATCGATTATCATCATTTGATATTCACCAACTTATTCAAAAATCCTGTATTATAATTTCCTCTAGCAAAATCTTCGTCATTTAAAATATCAAAATGGAAATCAATATTACTTGTAATCCCATCGATAATAAATTCAGCCAATGATCTCTTCATTTTCATTATGGCTTCATCTCTCGTATTCCCATGAACAATAAGCTTCGCAATCATTGAATCATAAAACGGAGGTATTGTATATCCTTGATAAACAGCACTATCCAATCTAACGCCAAACCCCCCTGGAACATTCAACTGATCTATCTTACCTGGACATGGAGCAAAATTTCTATTAACATCTTCAGCATTAATTCTGCATTCAATTGAATGCCCTTTTATTTTTAAATCACTTTGGGTAAAAGACAATTTTTTACCACTAGCAATTTTAATTTGCTCTTTTATTAAATCTATTCCTGTTATCATTTCTGTTATAGGATGCTCCACTTGAATACGTGTATTCATTTCCATAAAATAAAAGTTTTTATTGTCATCAACCAAAAACTCAATTGTACCTGCATTTACATAATTAACAATTTTGCAAATCTTAACAGCAACTTCACCCATTTTCTTTCTTGTATCCTCATCCAAAAATGCAGAAGGTGCTTCTTCAACTATTTTTTGATTTTTTCTCTGAACTGAACAATCACGTTCAAATAAATGCACAACATTCCCGAAATCATCTGCTAAGACTTGAAATTCTATGTGATGTGGATTTCTGATATACTTTTCTATGTACACTACATCATTATTAAAACACGCAAGTGCCTCAGCTTTTGCCATTAAATATGAATCTTTAAAATCCTCTTCATTTTCTACAATTCGAATACCCTTACCACCTCCACCAAGTGCAGCTTTTATCATAACCGGAAAACCAATTGACTTAGCTATCTCAAATGCATAATGCTCATCTTTCAAATATCCTTCATAACCATCAACAATTGGAATGCCATTTTTTTTCATTGTAATCCTAGCATTTGCTTTATCCCCCATCATATCCATAGTTTTCGGATTAGGTCCTATAAATATAATGTTGCAATCCTTACACATTTTAGCAAATTTAGAATTTTCAGAAAGGAATCCAAACCCAGGATGAATGGCCTCTGCCCCACTAAGCGAAGTAGCTTCTAAAATATTTGGTATATTTAAATAAGAATCTCTAGCCGAATTTGGACCTATACAAATAGCTTCATCAGCAAGTTGAGTATGTAGTGCTTCCTTATCAGCTTCTGAATAGACAGCCACAGAAATTATACCTAATTCTTTGCACGCCCTTATTATTCTTACAGCTATCTCTCCTCTATTTGCAATTAAAATCTTATTTATCATAAAAATCTCCTAACTACTTAATAGCAAACAATATTTCTGCTTCACAAGCAATTTCACCGTTTACCTTAGCAACACCTGCTGCTTTCCCAAAACCAGATCTTATTTTCAAAATTTCACATTTAAGTTCTAAAACATCTCCTGGAACAACAATCCTTCTGAACCTTATCTTATCTGCTCCAGCAAAAAAAGCGAGCTTGCCTTTATATTCATCGCTTGCAAGTATAACTGCTGCACCTGTCTGAGCCAATGCTTCCAAAATCAACACTCCAGGCATTACGGGTTGAGATGGGAAATGACCTTGGAAGAAATTTTCATTAAAAGTAACATTTTTTATTGCTGTAACACTTTTATTCTCCTCAATGTCCACTATCTTATCTATGAGCAAAAAAGGATACCTGTGAGGAACAATCTTTAGTATTTCTGTTATATCAACTACCTTTTTCATTTGAAAATTCACCTTCTATTAATACTTTTTAATTTTAAATAATTTTTGTCCAAATTCCACCATTTGTGAATCTTTAACTAAAACTTCCAAAACTTTTCCCGAAAATTCACTTTCAATTTCATTCATTAACTTCATAGCTTCAACTATACATACAGTATCACCGCAAGATACACTCTGACCTACAGAAAAATAAGGTTGTTTCCCAGGAGCAGGTGACAAATAAACAGTTCCAACCATAGGGGATGTTATGTATTCAACATTTTCTTCAGAAACTTCTTCCTTGATTTCATTTAATGAATTTTTAGGTATTTCTATCTTGTTAACCTCATCTTTTACATTATTATTTACACTAGTTTTAGCAATTTGATTAACTGAACCAGTATCTAAACGATTCGATTCTTTATCAAGTTTTAAATATAAATCTTGATAATTTATCTCCATTAAAGAAAGGGTAGAATTATTTATCTTATCTATAAGCTCCATTATTTCTTTAAAAGATATCATTCTTTAACCCCTCCATTTCTTAAATAATAATACTGCATTATGTCCACCAAAACCCAAAGAATTAGACAATGCATAGTTCACTTCTTTTTCAATTCCTTTGTTTGGAACATAATTTAAATCGCACTCATCATCCTTAACTTTATATCCTGCTGTAGGATGTATAAAATTTTCTTCACATGATTTGATACAAGCTATAGCCTCAACAGCACCTGAAGCTCCCAAAAGATGTCCAGTCATAGATTTCGTTGAACTAACAGCAAGATTATACGCATGTTCCTTGAAAACTTTTTTAATAGCGCTAGTCTCAACAGCATCATTAATTTTAGTACTCGTTCCGTGTGCATTTATGTAATCCACCTGATTATAAGATATACCAGCCTCATCCAAAGCATTTTGCATGGCTTTAGCACTCATCTCACCATCTGGCATCGGGGCAGTAATGTGATAAGCATCTGTAGTTGAAGAGTATCCAACTATCTCAGCGTAAATATGTGCATTTCTTTTTCGTGCATTATCTAAAGTTTCCAATATTAATATACCTGCACCCTCTCCCATAACAAAACCATTTCTCTCTTTGTCAAAAGGTATGGATGCTCTCTCAATATCATCAGTTGTATTCAAAGCAGTTAACGCCGTAAAACCACCCAAAGCCAAACTAGTTATCGCAGACTCACTTCCACCAGTTAAACAAATATCAAGATATCCATGTTTCAGTAATCTATAAGCATCCCCAACTGAATGTGTAGAAGTAGCACAAGCAGTAACTACAGATTTACTTTCTCCCCTAGCTCCATATTTAATGGCAATATTCCCTGCAGCCATATTTATAATCAACTTTGGTATAGTCAATGGAGATAGCCGTACAGAATCTGTTTTCCTTATTTTATCTATAACATCCTCTAAAGTATTAAATCCTCCAACTCCAGATCCAACAATAACCCCAAATCTTTCTTTGTCGATACCATCTAAATCTATCTTCGAATCTTGCATAGCCTCCTCTGCTGCATATAATGCAAATGTGGAATAAGGATCTAATCTAGAACATTCTTTTGCATTAAGTCTTTTTGATACATCAAAATTTTTTATTGGTGCTATCACCTTAACTTTATCATTCCCAATATTTCTATCACCTATTGGATCTATTCCAACAACACCATTTTTAGCATTTTTCCAAAACTCAAAAACATCATTTCCTATGGGTGTAATGGCTCCCATTCCTGTAACAACAACTCTATTATTCATAAAGCACTTCCTCCTACATCACCATTCCGCCATCTACAGTTATAACTTGACCTGTTATATAGTCAGACAAATTACTAGCTAAAAACACTGCTAGATTTGATACATCCTCAGTTTTACCCATTTTTTTCAATGGTATATGAGATAAAATAGTTTCCTTAATTTCATCTTTCAATACATCTGTCATATCAGTTTCTATAAATCCTGGAGCTATAGCATTAACATTTATACCTCTTGAGCCCAATTCTTTTGCCAAAGATTTAGTCATCCCTATTATTCCTGCTTTAGATGCAGCGTAATTAACTTGTCCAGCATTTCCAATAATACCTATGACTGAACTAATATTTATAATTTTACCACTCTTTTGCTTAAGCATAATATTGGATACGTGTTTCGCGCAATTAAACGATCCTTTTAAATTCACATTAATTACATTATCAAATTCTTCTTCTTTCATCCTCATAATAAGTGTGTCTCTTGTTATCCCAGCATTATTAACCAAAATATCAATTTTCAAAAATTTTTCTTTGCAAAAATTTGTTAATTCCTCAGCAATAGAGAAATCACTCACATCACCTTTATGTAATAAGGCAACCCCACCATTTTGTTCAATCTCTTGTTTTACTTTTTCTGCTCCGATATCATCACTTCTATAATTTAAAACTACCTTAGCTCCATGCTTCGCAAAATTAATAGCTATAGATTTACCAATTCCTTTAGATGCCCCCGTAACAATTGCAACTTTGTCTTTAAGCATACCTACACCTCACTCAAAACTTTTAAAGATCTATTTAAAGATGATTCATCTTCTATATTTAACACTGTTACTTTTTTATCTATTTTCTTAACAAAACTTGATAAACTTTTCCCTGGGCCTATTTCAACAAAAGTATCAATTCCCATTCCAATAATTCTCAATATACTATCTTCCCAAAGAACAGAACTCATAATTTGATTAGACAGCAATTCACAAATCTTACTCATATCCATCTTTTCTGAAGTAACATTAGATATAACAGGAACTTTAAATTCAGAATTAAATTCTGTATTCTCCAACTCTGTTTTAAATTTCATCGCTGCCTCTTTAAGAAAACTTGTATGGAAAGGTGCTTTAATTGGAAGTCTTACACTCCTCAAAGCTCCTTTATCCTTAAACATTTTATCTGCCATATCAAGTGCAACAACTTCACCAGAAACGACAATTTGAGAAGGGCAATTATAATTTGCAATTTCCAAATGTCCATAAGACTTAACATCATCTATAACTTCCAATATTTTTTCCTTGCTTAATCCAATAACCGCTGTCATTCCATATAAATTTCCATCTAAAGAATTAACCATAAAATCTGCTCTTTTATTAACTAAAATAATCGCTTTTTCAAAATCCAAAGCACCTGAACACACAAGTGCTGAATACTCTCCCAAACTCAATCCAGCAGTACAAGATGGATTTATATTAACTAAACTTTTAAGTGCCTCAAGTATAGCAATACTTGTTGTCAATATAGCAGGTTGAGTTATTTTTGTATCACTTATTTCATCCATGCTACCATTAAATATTTTATCAGAAAGAGAAAACTCTAAAATTTCATTACTTTTTTCAAATATCTTTCTTGACTCAACAAAATTTTCGTAAAAATATTTTCCCATACCAACATACTGCGATCCTTGACCTGGAAATATAAACGCTACATTATTCATGATTTATTTCTCCTATGTTAATAATTACCATTCAATTAATATCGACCCATAAGTAAGTCCACCGCCAAAACCAACAAGTATAATCAAATCTCCCTTAGATAGATTTTGAGATTCGCTCAATTCAGTTAATGCAATTGGTATACTTGCCGCTGAAGTATTTCCATACTTATGCAAATTAATAAAAAATTTATCTACATCAATCTTTAATCGTTGAGAAGCTGATTCTATTATTCTTTTATTTGCTTGATGTGGCACAATAAACTTAATATCTTTTATAGAAATATTATTGTTTTTGAGCAATACATCAATTCCTTCAACCATAGATGAAACTGCAAATTTAAATACTTCTCTACCATCCATATGTATACTAAAATCACTATTAACCGATTCACCCAATATGAAATTAGATATAGGAACAGCTGCAGAAACTAAAGAATCAGATTTCTCCCCAACTGACCTTGTATATGTATCAACTATTTTATGTCCATTTTTAGATCTTTCAATATATGCAACACCTGCACCATCTCCAAACAAAACGCAGGTGTTCCTATCTTTCCAATCTATGATTTTCGATAACATTTCACTACCTATAACAATAGCATTTCTATATTTCTCGGATGATAAAAGAGCATCCGCCACAACAAGCCCATAAATAAAACCTGTGCATGCTGCATTTAAATCAAAAGCTGTAGCATTTGAAGCACCAATAGTTTTTTGAACTAAACAAGCACATGAAGGCGTGTTATTGTCAGGAGTAATAGTAGAAAAAATAATAAGATCTATATCTTTCGGATCCTTATTTAATTTATTTAATAATTTTTCTACTGACTTAGCCCCCAACACAGATGTATTTTCTGTAGAAATACGTCTTTCTCTTATACCAGTTCTACTGTATATCCACTCATCACTTGTATCAACCATTTTTTCTAATTCATTGTTAGTTAAAATTCTATCAGGCACATACATACTCATACCTAAAATGCAATTACGTATATAATTCATTTAAAATCTCCTCAGATTGTAATTAGCATTTTTAGTATATTACATTATAAAATACATGTCAACTCTTCCAGTTTTTTACATTTAAATTAATATCTAAATAAAGGGAATTGTTCTGTTATATCTCTTACACATTTTTTAAAATATTCAGAATTTTTTCCTCTATCCTTAATTACACCATCTATAATATCTGCTATTAACAACATTTCATTCTCACCAAATCCCCTTGTTGTAACTGCTGCAGTACCAATTCTTATACCACTTGTAATTAAAGCCCCACGTGTATCAAAAGGTATGCAATTTTTATTAACCGTAATACCTATACTATCTAATAACATTTCACATTCTTTTCCTGTTATATTTTTATTTGTTAGATCAATCAAAATCAAATGATTATCCGTACCATTGGATACTAATTTAAAATCTCTCTTTTTTAATTCTTCAGCCAACTTATTTGAATTTTTAATTATTCTTTTTGCATATTCCTTAAAATTATCACTCATAGCCTCTTTAAAACAAATTGCTTTAGCTGCAATCACATGCATTAAAGGACCCCCCTGAATTCCAGGGAATATAGCCTTATCAATCTTTTCTCCATATTCTTTTTTAGCAAGTATAGCTCCCCCACGTGGACCACGTAAAGTCTTATGTGTAGTAGTTGTAACAAAATCTGCATATGGCACCGGATTTTCATGAACACCACCTGCTATAAGTCCAGCTATATGTGCCATATCAACCATCATATAAGCTCCAACCTCATCACAAATTTCTCTAAACTTTTTAAAATCAATTTTTCTAGCATATGCACTATAACCACAAACAATCAATTTAGGTTTAACATTTAAAGCTAAAGTCCTAACCTCATCATATTCTATAACACCTGTTTCTTTATTCACTCCATAAAATTTAAAATTATAAGTCTTTCCTGAAAAATTAACCGAACTTCCGTGAGTTAAATGCCCTCCATGACTTAAATTCATTGATAAAATAGTATCATTGTGTTTCAAAACCGAAGAATAAACCGCCATATTAGCTTGTGATCCAGAATGTGGTTGCACATTTGCGTATTCAGCATTAAACAATAATTTCATCCTATTTATAGCCAAATCTTCAATTTTATCTACAACTTCACACCCACCATAATATCTTCTGTTTGGATAACCTTCAGCATATTTATTTGTTAAAATAGTTCCCATAGCACTTAACACATCATTACTAACAAAATTTTCAGAAGCAATAAGTTCTATATTATTAATTTGCCTATCCTGTTCATCTAAAATTAAGTTAGCTATTTCTCTATCTATTATCATCTATATCATCTCCTAAATTTAATTATAAAAAATAATGCTATGATAACATACCACTTTATCAAAGCAATTACATTAAACATAGCATTCTATTCAACAAATTTTCATTTCTCTATATTTATTCCAAGTTCACGTAGTTGCATATCATCAACTTTACCTGGTGCACTTGATAACAAACACTCACCTTTTTTGTTTTTAGGAAATGCTATAACATCTTTTATATCATTAACATTAGCCAAAAACATAATAATCCTATCAAGTCCAAAAGCAATTCCTCCATGTGGTGGAGTTCCATATTTTAAAGCTTCTACAAAAAAACCAAATTTTTCATTAACTTCATATTCCGAAAGTCCCAATGCCTCAAACATTTTATTTTGGATTAAGTCATTATGTATCCTTATACTTCCTCCCCCAATTTCCTCCCCATTCAAAACTAAATCATAAGCTTTAGCCCTAATCTTAGAATATTCCTTAGTTTCAAAATATTTAATGTCATCTTCATTAGGCATAGTAAATGGATGATGTGATGCGTAATATCTTCCGTCCTCCTCGCTGTACTCATAAAGTGGAAAATCTTTTACCCACAAAAATTTAAATTCTGTATTATCTTTAAGTATTCCAAGCATATCAGCAAGTTCAAGTCTTAAAGCTCCCAATGCACTTAACACAGTTTTCTTTATTCCTGGAATTATAAACAAGCAATCATTATTCTTCAATTCATACTTTTCTATAAGCATATTTTTATAATCATCAGTCAAAAATTTATTAATTGAGGACACAATCTGATCATCTTTATATCTTATATAAATTAATCCCTTAGCATTAAAGTGATCTTTTACAAAAGAGTTAAGGGCATCTAACTGTTTTCTAGTAAAATCAACTCCCTTAGCCTTTATCGCCCTTATCTCCAAGTAATTTTCAATGCATTCCTTAAACATAGGAAAATCTGAATTAACAAAATCATCCTTAACATCTATAATCTGCATATCAAATCTTAAATCTGGTTTATCTGTTCCATATTTATCCATACATTCTTCATAACTTAACTCAATAAATTTATCTTTAATATTTAAATCAAGCATAGAATTGAAAACATGTTTAATGAGCAATTCCATCTTTTCCTTAACATCATCTTCATCGACAAAACTCATTTCAATATCAACTTGAGTAAATTCTGGCTGCCTATTCGATCTAAGATCTTCATCTCTAAAACATGTAGCCACTTGATAGTATTTATCAAAACCACTTACCATTAATAATTGCTTAAAAATTTGGGGTGACTGAGGTAAAGCATAAAACCTCCCCTTATTAAGCCTACTAGGAACTAAAAAATCTCTTGCTCCTTCTGGAGTACTTTTATTCAATATTGGTGTACTAACTTCTGTAAAACCATCATTATGTAAAAATCCTCTAAATAAATTAAGTGCCTTACTCCTAATCCTAAATATGTCTTGATATTTATTATTTCTTAGAGAAATAT is from Candidatus Arthromitus sp. SFB-rat-Yit and encodes:
- the mnmA gene encoding tRNA 2-thiouridine(34) synthase MnmA; its protein translation is MDKKRVVIGLSGGVDSAVAAYLLKKEGYEVIGIMLNLSQNDEVYLLQEGGCCSLSSVLDARKVAELLNIPFYVLNYKDVFKDKVVDYFVNDYLGGNTPNPCVECNRHIKFGEFLKGAKNLGADYIATGHYANIEEVDGKFILKRGIDHKKDQTYMLYVLKQDQLKNILMPCGKYTKEQVRQIAKEIGMDIHNKKDSEEICFVPDGNHGNFISNIEKVVKGKFVNKDGEILGEHKGIVYYTIGQRKGLNLSLGKPAYVIDINAKTNEIVIGDEEDLFFRNAIIDKINLVHIDSFEDGLNVEGKIRYQAKLCSGKIYRVSDDKIKIVFDEPQRAMTCGQSLVLYQGDIVLGGGIIVKYF
- a CDS encoding cysteine desulfurase family protein, which produces MNERIYMDYAATTFLRDEVMKEMKPYLFDNFGNPSGIHEFSRIAKNAIEHSRENIANALKCQRKEIFFTSGGTESNNWAIKGVAFANRKKGNHIIIAKIEHHSVLYTCKYLEQNGFKVTYLDVNSDGIVNVNDVINAITDKTILVSVAFVNNEIGTIQDVDAISKVCHDRNVIFHTDAIQAIGKIDISLDKYKFVNLLSISGHKIYAPKGIGVLYIKEGTNIENYIHGGSQEKGRRSGTENVYGIVGISKAIELACREREEENEKLRELRDYMIDRILKEIPNSRINGSLEYRTNNNINVCFDGIKDEGILLALDLKGICASSGSSCNSGSVNSSHVLQAIGLSPLEAQGSVRFTLGKNSKISDIDYVLEELKIIVKRYRG
- a CDS encoding RrF2 family transcriptional regulator, whose amino-acid sequence is MKMSTRGRYGIKAMLELALSYDTEMMSVRSIAQKQKISELYLEQLFSTLKKANLIKSVRGAKGGYSLTRKPKEITIKDIIDVVEGPINISDCAENNSTCDNLDRCATRVLWVKIRDAINNIFSSVTLQDIIDEHNKLNFINIGVDINE
- a CDS encoding acetyl-CoA carboxylase carboxyltransferase subunit alpha; this encodes MSNLSIWDRVLLARMPMRPTAKFYLENIFDSFEEFHGDRYYSDDKALIGGIGFIDDMPVTIISQMKGENTKDNIMRNFGMTNPEGYRKALRLMKQANKFNRPIITFVDTPGAFCGKQAEERGQGEAIAKNLFEMMGFTCPILSIVISEGGSGGALGISIANEIWMLENSIYSVISPEACASILWKDSSKFKEAADVLKLTSYDLKKLGIVDKIIDEYGEGAHVTKEKVAESLKKDIVDFINRFKNKSGNEIKEERYQKFRKIGQYGIE
- the accD gene encoding acetyl-CoA carboxylase, carboxyltransferase subunit beta, producing the protein MIIDFFKKNKYVTVSTMPFEEERKVYIPNDRWIKCNNCSRILYKEDIQDNLMVCPFCEHHFRLSPRDRIRYLADQNTFEEFDNDMVSVNPLDFPYYDKKLQDAKNVSNEKDAVVSGKCSIGGYKTVVCVMNSFFMIGSMGSVVGEKITRAIEYAIEHKLPVIIFTASGGARMQEGTLSLMQMAKISAALKKLSDSGLIYLTVITDPTTGGVTASFAMLGDIIISEPNAYIAFAGKRVIEKTINERLPDNFQKAEFLLEKGFLDKIVHRKDLKNIITYILKAHRRDVNE
- a CDS encoding acetyl-CoA carboxylase biotin carboxylase subunit, with translation MINKILIANRGEIAVRIIRACKELGIISVAVYSEADKEALHTQLADEAICIGPNSARDSYLNIPNILEATSLSGAEAIHPGFGFLSENSKFAKMCKDCNIIFIGPNPKTMDMMGDKANARITMKKNGIPIVDGYEGYLKDEHYAFEIAKSIGFPVMIKAALGGGGKGIRIVENEEDFKDSYLMAKAEALACFNNDVVYIEKYIRNPHHIEFQVLADDFGNVVHLFERDCSVQRKNQKIVEEAPSAFLDEDTRKKMGEVAVKICKIVNYVNAGTIEFLVDDNKNFYFMEMNTRIQVEHPITEMITGIDLIKEQIKIASGKKLSFTQSDLKIKGHSIECRINAEDVNRNFAPCPGKIDQLNVPGGFGVRLDSAVYQGYTIPPFYDSMIAKLIVHGNTRDEAIMKMKRSLAEFIIDGITSNIDFHFDILNDEDFARGNYNTGFLNKLVNIK
- the fabZ gene encoding 3-hydroxyacyl-ACP dehydratase FabZ codes for the protein MKKVVDITEILKIVPHRYPFLLIDKIVDIEENKSVTAIKNVTFNENFFQGHFPSQPVMPGVLILEALAQTGAAVILASDEYKGKLAFFAGADKIRFRRIVVPGDVLELKCEILKIRSGFGKAAGVAKVNGEIACEAEILFAIK